The genomic region GGCCGAGCCGTGGATCGGCTCGAACATCGAGGGGAAGCGGCGCTGCGGGTCGATATTGGCGGTTGGCGCGACGCCGAGGCTGCCCGCCAGCGCCCCGGCGAGGTCGGAGAGGATGTCGGCGTGCAAATTGGTCGCGACAATGGTGTCGAGGCTCTTCGGATGCAGCGTCATGCGCACCGTCATGGCGTCGACCAGCATCTTGTCCCAGGTCACATCGGGGAATTCGGCCGCGACTTCGGCGGCGATCTCGTCCCACATCACCATGCCATGGCGCTGCGCGTTCGACTTGGTCACCACGGTCAGGAACTTGCGCGGGCGCGACCGCGCCAGCTCGAACGCGTAGCGCATGATCCGCGTCACGCCGACGCGGGTGAACACCGCGACCTCGGTGCCGACCTCTTCGGGGAGACCCCTGTGGGCGCGGCCGCCCATGCCGGCATATTCGCCCTCGGAATTCTCGCGCACGATCACCCAGTCGAGGTCGCCGACGCCGACATTGCGCAGCGGCGAGGCGACGCCCGGCAAGATCTTGGTCGGCCGCACATTGGCGTATTGG from Bradyrhizobium lupini harbors:
- a CDS encoding tartrate dehydrogenase — translated: MRTHSIAAIPADGIGPEVISAGVRVLEALANRSGDLAFNIKTFDWGSDYYKKHGVMMPADGLAELKKFDAIYFGAVGVPDVPDHITLWGLRLPICQGFDQYANVRPTKILPGVASPLRNVGVGDLDWVIVRENSEGEYAGMGGRAHRGLPEEVGTEVAVFTRVGVTRIMRYAFELARSRPRKFLTVVTKSNAQRHGMVMWDEIAAEVAAEFPDVTWDKMLVDAMTVRMTLHPKSLDTIVATNLHADILSDLAGALAGSLGVAPTANIDPQRRFPSMFEPIHGSAFDITGKGIANPVATFWTGAQMLEHLGEKDAAVRLMAAVERVCAAGVLTPDVGGKATTKDVTDAVIEAIHGSNV